The window CCACGAAGTATTGCCAACTGCAAATCATTAATAAGATCATTTGTCGGTAAAGGCAAATCTATTTTGAGTTTTGCGATTTTACTCATCGTCTGAATCTGTGTAAACAGTTCATAAAAACCATACGACGTAACTTTTCCGTTATCAATAATCAGGAAAAGTTTTTCACCAAGCTTTCTGCCACTTCCCAGCCAAAGCTCGTTTCTTTTTCTAAAATCAATTTTATTTTTTAAAACATTAATATCTTCAAATTCTTCAATTTTACTGATAAACTGCACCGCTTTCGAGCCTTGGGTGAACGCTTTAAATTTAAGGATTGGCTTCTCTGTTTTATTTAAAGTATTTTTTTCAACTAAATATTTGTTGTTTTTAAAATACAGTCCAAAAGGTAATGTTTCTTTCTTTTTTATTCCTTTTGAATTTAAAATCAACTTAGCGATAATATCAGTTCCCGTAAGCTCAAAATTGATTTGCTCAGCTTCAGTCTGGATATTTTCCCATTTTTTTGATTTAGAATTAAAAAGCTTTTTAGAAAACTTATTAATATCCTGCACATAATCTGAAAAAATAATTTTCCCTGCTTCATTCTGGAAATACACAAACCCCTTTTCACTTGGCAAGTCTTGGGTTAATTGTTTTATTTTGTTAATGTAAGTTCTAGCATTTGTTTCCTCATGCTGTTCCTGAATAATTTCGTTTTCGGTATCTTTTGAAATTAATAGTTTAAACAATTCTAAAGTAGCTCTTGCATCACCTTCTGCACGATGTGCATTCACCAAAGGAATTCCCAGTGATTTCACCAGTTTTCCCAAAGAATAACTTACCTCATCCGGAATCAGTTTTTTTGCCAACGGAATGGTATCTAAAGTATTGATTTTAAAATCATACCCAAGCCTTTGAAACGATTGACGAAGCATTCTGTAATCGAAATCGATATTATGCCCCACCAAAGTTGTACCTTCCGTGATTTCCACCACTCTTTTGGCCAATTCATGAAATTTCGGAGCAGTCTTCACCATTTTCGGGCTTATATTGGTCAGCTTTTGAACAAAAGGAGTAATCTCGCTTTCCGGATTAACGAGCGAAATAAACTGGTCTACAATTTTATGACCATCGTACTTAAAAATGGCGATATCTATAATGCATTCTTTTCTAAAACCTGCACCATTGCTTTCTATATCTATGATTGAATACATTATAATCTACTTAATCTTCTTTAATCAAAAATCAAACCTTTTGAAACCTTTACAAAAGGGCAATTCTGCTAAAATAATGAAATTAGTTTGAGAAATCCAAAAACTGACAACTCAAAACGTTATCTTTTTCTGCCACCTAGGCCAAACATTCCTAAAATCGCTTTTGCACCTTCTCTCATTAACGTATTGGCAAAAGTTCTTCCGGCACTGCTTTTTAAAACCTGCTCAAACATTCCCGGCTCTTCTTTCACCGGTTTTGTTTTTTGAGTAGGAGCTGAATTTTCAACAGCCTGCTCCATTCTTTTTACTAAAATTTCGTAAGCAGACTCAGTGTCGATTGGTTTTTCATATTTTGAAACCAAAGCAGACTTTGATGTTAATTCTGAAACTTCGGCATCGTTCAGCACATCCATTCTTGATTCGGGAGAAATCAGATAGGTGTGAACAAGCGGTGTTGGAATTCCTTTTTCATCCAAAGCGGTGATAAAAGCTTCACCAATTCCCAAGTTCTGAATCAATTCAGAAGCATTGTAAAATTCTGTTGTAGGATAGTTTTCAACCGCTTTAGAAATTTCTTTTTTATCTTTTCCGGTAAAACCTCTCAATGCATGCTGGATTTTTAAACCTAATTGTGAAAGCACATTTTCAGGAACATCACCCGGAATTTGGGTAATAAAGTAAATCCCGACTCCTTTAGAACGAATCAGTTTTACCATTGTTTCGATTTGTGAAACCAATGCTTTTGAAGATTCATCAAAAATTAAATGGGCTTCATCAATAAACAGAACCAGTTTTGGTTTTCCGCTGTCGCCTTCTTCAGGGAAAGTCATATAAATTTCAGCAAAAAGCGAAAGCATAAACGTAGAAAATAATTGCGGCTTGCTTTGAATGTCTGCAACCCTTAAAATATTGACAACTCCTTTTCCGTCGCGTGTTTCCAGCAAATCGTGAACATCAAAACTCAATTCACCAAAAAAATCTGCAGCTCCTTGCTGTTCTAAGGCAACAATTGACCTTAAAATTGCACCCAAAGAAGCAGATGCGATAGAGCCGTAATTGGCAGACAATTCTGCTTTACCTTGCGGATTATCGGTTACATATTGCAGAACTTTCTTTAAATCGTTTAAATCAATTAACGGCAAACCTTTGTCATCGCAATATTTAAAAACAATCAACATGATACTTTGCTGCGTATCATTCAATTCTAAAATTTTGCTTAACAAAACAGGTCCAAATTCGGTAACCGTTGCTCGTAATTTCACGCCTTTCCCACCGGAAATACTCATTAATTCGACAGGAAACGGCTGTGGATTGTATGGAAGTTGTGTTTTTGCATAACGTTCTTCGATAATAGAATTCATTTGTCCTGCCTCAGCAATTCCAGAAAAATCTCCTTTAATATCTAAAACCAAAGAAGGAATTCCGGCATGAGAAAGTTGCTCGGCAAAAACCTGAAGTGTTTTTGTTTTTCCGGTTCCCGTTGCGCCGGCAATAAGACCATGACGGTTGATGGTTTTTAAAGGAATCGTAACGTTGACTTCTGTGACCACTTCACCATCCAACATTCCTTTTCCTAAAATAATATGTTCTCCTTTGGGAGTATATCTTGTCGAAAGTTCTTCAATAAATTTTGTTTTGTCTGCCATTTGATATTTTTAACACCTAAAGATAAAGTTTTTTGTAAAAAGTTTTAATAATCTCTTTTACTTTATCACATTCATTTTTATTGTTTTTCATAAAATAAATTTAAATTAGCAGTTACAGCATATTTCAAAAGATAATCTCCGTAAAAAGCAATAAACATATCTGAGTGAATGATTACCCTGAAAGCGAATCTAGGAAAGACAGTTTAAAATTGATAAAGATATCTCAGAAAATACCAACGAGATTTTTTATAAGATTTTTTATAATTTAGACTAAATAACACTTTATAGATTTATTCTATCATAGCAGATATTTTATTTTAGCGGATTTTAAAAAATAAAACCCGATTTTTGTAGATTAAAGAACAAAAAAATTCTCACCCTAAAGATGAAAATTGAGCAAATATATACAGGCTGTTTAGCACAAGGCGCATATTATATCGTATCAGAAAATGAAGCAGCAATCATAGATCCGCTGAGAGAAGTAAAACCATATCTTGACCGTCTTGAAAAAGACAACGTCACTTTAAAATATATTTTTGAAACTCATTTTCATGCAGATTTTGTTTCGGGACATTTAGATTTAAGCAAAAAAACCAACGCTCCTATTGTTTACGGACCTACTGCACAGCCTGAATTTGAAGCGATTATCGCTGAAGACAATCAGATTTTTGAAATCGGAAACATCAAAATAAAAGTTCTTCACACTCCGGGTCACACCATGGAAAGTACAACCTATCTTCTCATTGACGAAAACGGTGTGGAAACTGCCATTTTCACAGGAGACACCTTGTTTTTAGGTGATGTAGGACGACCTGATCTTGCTCAGAAAGCAGGAAGTGTGACTCAGGAAGATTTAGCTGGTATTTTATACGAAAGTCTTCATAACAAGATTATGCCTTTAGATGACAGCATTACCGTTTATCCGGCTCATGGAGCGGGTTCGGCTTGCGGAAAAAACATGCAGAAAGAAACGGTAGATATTTTAGGCAATCAAAAAAGAACAAATTACGCACTGAATCAACCTGATAAAGAATCATTTATAAGAGAAGTTTTAGACGGATTGACGGCACCGCCCAAATATTTCGGAATGAATGTAGCCATGAACAAAGGTGGTTATGATAGTTTAGACACGGTGATGGACAGGGGCTTAAACCCAATCTCAGTAGAAGATTTTGAAAGTTTTGCCGAAGA is drawn from Chryseobacterium muglaense and contains these coding sequences:
- a CDS encoding 3'-5' exonuclease — translated: MYSIIDIESNGAGFRKECIIDIAIFKYDGHKIVDQFISLVNPESEITPFVQKLTNISPKMVKTAPKFHELAKRVVEITEGTTLVGHNIDFDYRMLRQSFQRLGYDFKINTLDTIPLAKKLIPDEVSYSLGKLVKSLGIPLVNAHRAEGDARATLELFKLLISKDTENEIIQEQHEETNARTYINKIKQLTQDLPSEKGFVYFQNEAGKIIFSDYVQDINKFSKKLFNSKSKKWENIQTEAEQINFELTGTDIIAKLILNSKGIKKKETLPFGLYFKNNKYLVEKNTLNKTEKPILKFKAFTQGSKAVQFISKIEEFEDINVLKNKIDFRKRNELWLGSGRKLGEKLFLIIDNGKVTSYGFYELFTQIQTMSKIAKLKIDLPLPTNDLINDLQLAILRGDFETLPLPK
- a CDS encoding helicase HerA-like domain-containing protein; the protein is MADKTKFIEELSTRYTPKGEHIILGKGMLDGEVVTEVNVTIPLKTINRHGLIAGATGTGKTKTLQVFAEQLSHAGIPSLVLDIKGDFSGIAEAGQMNSIIEERYAKTQLPYNPQPFPVELMSISGGKGVKLRATVTEFGPVLLSKILELNDTQQSIMLIVFKYCDDKGLPLIDLNDLKKVLQYVTDNPQGKAELSANYGSIASASLGAILRSIVALEQQGAADFFGELSFDVHDLLETRDGKGVVNILRVADIQSKPQLFSTFMLSLFAEIYMTFPEEGDSGKPKLVLFIDEAHLIFDESSKALVSQIETMVKLIRSKGVGIYFITQIPGDVPENVLSQLGLKIQHALRGFTGKDKKEISKAVENYPTTEFYNASELIQNLGIGEAFITALDEKGIPTPLVHTYLISPESRMDVLNDAEVSELTSKSALVSKYEKPIDTESAYEILVKRMEQAVENSAPTQKTKPVKEEPGMFEQVLKSSAGRTFANTLMREGAKAILGMFGLGGRKR
- a CDS encoding MBL fold metallo-hydrolase; this encodes MKIEQIYTGCLAQGAYYIVSENEAAIIDPLREVKPYLDRLEKDNVTLKYIFETHFHADFVSGHLDLSKKTNAPIVYGPTAQPEFEAIIAEDNQIFEIGNIKIKVLHTPGHTMESTTYLLIDENGVETAIFTGDTLFLGDVGRPDLAQKAGSVTQEDLAGILYESLHNKIMPLDDSITVYPAHGAGSACGKNMQKETVDILGNQKRTNYALNQPDKESFIREVLDGLTAPPKYFGMNVAMNKGGYDSLDTVMDRGLNPISVEDFESFAEETGALILDTRGPADFHKGFIPNAINIGLKGDFAPWVGNLIVDVKHPLLLVADEGTEEEVITRLSRVGFDNVLGYLKGGFEAWKNSTKEIDEIKRISPAEFAEAFNENSKVIDVRKIGEYSAEHIDNAYSRPLDTISDWVSTIDDSEHFFLHCAGGYRSMIAASILNSHGIRNFTEVEGGFNGIKKTEKFPVSDFVCQSKTL